TGTACAGGGTGAAGTTGAAGCTCGTACGTATGCTATTCCTTACGGTGCTCGTCTGAAAGTAACTCCAGGACAGCCAATTAGCCACGGTAAAGAGTTAACAGAAGGTTCTATTGATCCGAAAGAATTACTAAAAGTAACGGACATTACGGCGGTTCAAGAATACTTATTACGTGAAGTTCAAAAAGTATACCGTATGCAAGGGGTAGAAATTGGTGACAAACACGTAGAAGTAATGGTACGTCAAATGTTACGTAAAGTTCGTGTAAGTGATGCAGGTGAAACAGATGTATTACCAGGAACATTACTAGATATCCATCAGTTTACTGATGCGAATGCTAAGGTCTTACTGCAAGGTAAGCAACCAGCAACAGCTAGACCTGTTCTGCTTGGTATTACAAAAGCTTCACTTGAAACAGATTCATTCTTATCTGCAGCATCGTTCCAAGAAACAACTCGTGTCTTAACTGATGCAGCAATTAAGGGTAAACGCGATGAACTTCTAGGATTAAAAGAAAATGTTATTATCGGTAAACTTGTTCCTGCTGGAACAGGTATGAATCGTTATCGCAAAGTGGATCTTGTAAAAACAACACAAGATGACATGAATGTAGAAAACGATGAGGTTTATGTGGAACAGTAAAATTTTCCGGCATAAATTTTGTATAAAAACAATTAATCTTAGTTGACATTGTATGAGTCAAAATGTTACTATAATCAAGGTTGCTCCTGAACGATGCTTTGGAGGATATTTATATGTCTTATCAAAAAGTATCAACTGCTGAAAATGTAGTCGTTGGTCATAAACGCACATTGGAAGCAATCAAAAATGGTACAGTTAAAGAAGTTGTCATCGCAGAGGATGCTGACATGCGGTTAACCCATGCTATCATTCGTATTGCAATGCAATATAACGTGCCCATAACAAAA
This genomic interval from Bacillus thuringiensis contains the following:
- a CDS encoding 50S ribosomal protein L7ae-like protein gives rise to the protein MSYQKVSTAENVVVGHKRTLEAIKNGTVKEVVIAEDADMRLTHAIIRIAMQYNVPITKVESVRKLGKASGIQVGASAIGIIS